One window from the genome of Salisaeta longa DSM 21114 encodes:
- a CDS encoding metal ABC transporter solute-binding protein, Zn/Mn family, with the protein MSFLRRWCTASALVLLLTGCAQPASEQGPADFSERKMQVVATTNIIGDLVRQIAGDRVELTTLMGPGVDPHLYKASEGDVQRMAQADVVLYNGLDLEGKMTEVFAQMQQRGLTTSAIADDAVPESLRIGSEEYVGNHDPHVWFDVELWARAARHVGAVLAAKDTARAAAYRARAAAYAQRLDSLDQYVTRQVQHIPSERRVLITSHDAFSYLGRAYDIEVRGLQGISTATEAGAADVQALAQFVAERRIPAIFVETSVSPRGIQAVQEAVAAKGFQVEVGGTLYGDALGNRGTPEGTYIGAVRHNIDTIVSGLLATPAPSAAAPHASTPTHL; encoded by the coding sequence ATGTCTTTTTTGCGTCGATGGTGCACGGCGAGCGCCCTCGTCCTGCTACTAACCGGATGCGCGCAGCCCGCGTCTGAGCAGGGGCCCGCCGACTTCTCCGAGCGCAAAATGCAGGTGGTGGCGACGACCAACATCATTGGCGACCTCGTCCGGCAGATCGCCGGCGACCGCGTGGAGCTCACCACGCTGATGGGGCCAGGCGTCGACCCTCATCTCTACAAAGCCAGCGAGGGCGACGTCCAACGCATGGCCCAGGCCGACGTGGTGCTCTACAACGGGCTCGACCTCGAAGGCAAGATGACGGAGGTCTTCGCGCAGATGCAGCAGCGCGGCCTCACAACCTCCGCGATTGCCGATGACGCCGTGCCGGAGTCGCTGCGCATCGGATCCGAAGAGTATGTTGGCAATCATGATCCGCATGTGTGGTTTGACGTAGAGCTCTGGGCGCGTGCGGCGCGGCATGTAGGCGCGGTGCTGGCCGCGAAAGATACCGCCCGCGCCGCGGCCTACCGCGCCCGCGCTGCAGCGTATGCCCAGCGCCTCGACAGCCTCGACCAGTACGTGACCCGGCAGGTGCAGCACATTCCCTCCGAGCGCCGCGTCCTCATCACCTCGCACGATGCCTTTAGCTACCTTGGGCGCGCGTACGACATCGAAGTCCGCGGCTTGCAGGGCATCTCCACAGCCACCGAGGCCGGCGCCGCCGACGTGCAGGCCCTCGCCCAGTTTGTTGCGGAGCGCAGGATCCCCGCGATTTTTGTGGAGACCTCCGTCTCGCCGCGCGGCATCCAGGCCGTGCAGGAAGCGGTGGCGGCCAAAGGCTTTCAGGTAGAGGTGGGCGGCACGCTCTACGGCGATGCGCTGGGCAACCGCGGGACGCCCGAAGGTACCTACATCGGCGCGGTGCGGCACAACATCGACACGATCGTCAGCGGCCTGCTGGCGACGCCCGCCCCCTCCGCTGCGGCCCCTCATGCATCGACCCCGACGCACCTATGA
- the metH gene encoding methionine synthase yields MRDTLGTLTHLLNRRILLLDGAMGTMIQRHDLTEDDFRGEHFASVDADLKGNNDVLSITRPDIIRGIHREYLRAGSDIIETNTFSSTSVAQADYNLQDAAYELNVASARVAREAADAFSTDAKPRFVAGAMGPTNKTLSVSPDVNDPGFREITFDALADAYYEQAAGLADGGVDLFLVETVFDTLNCKAALIALQRLFNERSTVWPVMISGTITDMSGRTLSGQTPEAFYTSVEHMPGLLSVGLNCALGSKQMRPFIEELAGCAETFTSLYPNAGLPNEFGGYDETPEFMAEQLDAYLSEGWTNIIGGCCGTTPDHIEAFAEVATEHEPRPRPEPDARLRLSGMEPLVWRDDLNFVNIGERTNVMGSARFKRLIKNDDYETALSVGRQQVENGAQLIDVNMDEGMIDGPEAMTTFLNLVAAEPDIARVPIVIDSSNWDVIAAGLKCVQGKPIVNSISLKEGEDEFLAHARRCQQFGAAAIVMAFDEDGQADTYERKIEICERAYHLLVDRVGFPPQDIIFDPNIFAVATGIEAHREYARDFLRATEWIKNNLPHAKVSGGLSNISFSFRGNNRVREAMHTIFLYHAIKRGMDMAIVNAGQIEVYDAIDDELRERIEDVYFNRRDDATERLVDLAEEIAAQDDDRDVEEETAAWRDAPVEDRIEHALVKGIIEHIVDDAEEARQKYPSPLEVIEGPLMDGMDVVGDLFGDGKMFLPQVVKSARVMKKAVGYLQPYIEEANAAEDARRAAAGEDPREDTDNAKVLLATVKGDVHDIGKNIVGVVLQCNGYEVVDLGVMVPAQKILEEARKHDVDIIGLSGLITPSLDEMVHVAKEMEREGFDIPLLIGGATTSEIHTAVKIAQHYSGPVVHVLDASRSVNVAGNLVAENLRDTFLREVDERYETLRERHNRGGRRKTFLPIEEARANRFTSDWNDVPITTPNKLGTTVFPKVPIDTLRDYIDWTPFFIAWDLSGKYPRIFEDEEKGAEARKLYEDANAMLDDLARRRALTCNGIIGLFPANAVGDDIEVYTDDTRTDVATTLHTLRQQTEKTGDRPNRALADFVAPKASGVADYIGAFAVTGGLGADEIVAKHKAAGDDYNAIMMQALSDRLAEAFAEYLHEQVRVDYWGYAPDEDFDNEALVREKYRGIRPAPGYPACPDHTEKPLLWDLLGVEKHTGIRLTENLAMHPGASVCGIYFAHPEASYYNAGTFQRDQIEDYAERKNMPVAEVERWLADRLAYEPKEQPEPVVERAA; encoded by the coding sequence ATGCGCGATACGCTCGGTACACTTACGCATCTCCTCAACCGCCGCATCTTACTGCTCGATGGCGCCATGGGCACGATGATCCAGCGCCATGACCTGACCGAGGACGACTTCCGCGGCGAGCACTTTGCTTCTGTCGATGCCGACCTGAAGGGCAATAACGACGTGCTCTCCATCACGCGGCCCGACATCATCCGCGGCATTCACCGCGAGTACCTGCGGGCGGGCAGCGACATCATCGAGACGAACACATTCAGCAGCACCTCGGTGGCCCAGGCCGATTACAACCTGCAGGACGCGGCCTACGAGCTGAACGTGGCCAGCGCCCGCGTGGCCCGCGAGGCCGCCGACGCCTTTTCGACGGACGCGAAGCCACGCTTCGTTGCCGGCGCCATGGGGCCGACCAACAAAACCCTTTCGGTATCGCCCGACGTAAACGACCCCGGCTTTCGTGAAATTACGTTCGACGCGCTTGCCGACGCGTACTACGAACAGGCCGCCGGGCTCGCAGATGGCGGCGTCGACCTCTTTCTCGTCGAAACCGTCTTCGATACGCTCAACTGCAAGGCCGCGCTGATTGCGCTGCAACGTCTGTTTAACGAGCGATCGACGGTGTGGCCGGTCATGATCTCCGGCACCATCACGGACATGAGCGGGCGCACGCTCTCCGGCCAAACCCCGGAGGCCTTCTACACGAGCGTCGAACACATGCCGGGCCTCTTGAGCGTCGGGCTCAACTGCGCGCTCGGCTCAAAGCAGATGCGCCCGTTCATTGAGGAGCTCGCCGGCTGCGCCGAGACGTTCACGAGCCTCTACCCGAACGCCGGCCTTCCGAACGAATTTGGCGGATACGACGAGACGCCGGAGTTCATGGCGGAGCAGCTCGACGCGTACCTGTCGGAGGGCTGGACCAACATCATCGGCGGCTGTTGCGGCACGACGCCCGACCACATCGAAGCCTTCGCCGAAGTCGCCACCGAGCACGAACCACGCCCCCGCCCCGAGCCGGATGCTCGGCTGCGCCTTAGCGGGATGGAGCCGCTCGTCTGGCGCGACGACCTGAACTTCGTCAACATTGGCGAGCGGACGAACGTGATGGGCTCGGCGCGCTTCAAGCGGCTCATCAAAAACGACGACTACGAGACGGCCCTGAGCGTGGGGCGCCAGCAGGTGGAGAACGGCGCGCAGCTCATCGATGTGAACATGGACGAGGGCATGATTGACGGGCCCGAAGCCATGACGACGTTCCTAAACCTTGTGGCCGCCGAGCCCGACATTGCGCGCGTGCCCATCGTCATCGACTCGTCGAACTGGGACGTGATTGCGGCGGGGCTGAAGTGCGTGCAGGGCAAGCCCATCGTCAACTCCATCTCACTGAAAGAAGGCGAGGACGAGTTTCTTGCGCACGCCCGTCGCTGCCAGCAGTTTGGCGCGGCCGCCATTGTGATGGCTTTCGATGAGGACGGCCAGGCCGACACGTACGAGCGCAAGATTGAAATCTGTGAGCGGGCCTACCATCTGCTCGTCGACAGGGTCGGCTTCCCGCCGCAGGACATCATCTTCGACCCCAACATTTTCGCCGTGGCCACCGGCATTGAAGCGCACCGCGAGTATGCCCGCGACTTCTTGCGCGCCACGGAGTGGATCAAGAACAACCTGCCGCATGCCAAGGTGAGCGGCGGGCTGAGCAACATCAGCTTCTCGTTTCGCGGCAACAACCGCGTCCGCGAGGCCATGCACACCATTTTTCTGTACCACGCGATCAAGCGTGGAATGGACATGGCCATCGTCAACGCCGGACAGATTGAGGTGTACGACGCGATCGACGACGAGCTGCGCGAGCGGATTGAGGACGTCTACTTCAATCGCCGCGACGATGCCACCGAGCGGCTCGTGGACCTAGCCGAAGAAATTGCCGCGCAGGACGATGACCGCGACGTTGAAGAAGAGACCGCCGCGTGGCGCGACGCGCCCGTCGAGGATCGGATTGAGCACGCGCTTGTGAAAGGCATCATTGAGCACATCGTTGACGACGCCGAGGAGGCCCGGCAGAAGTACCCGTCGCCCCTCGAAGTCATCGAAGGGCCGCTCATGGACGGAATGGATGTGGTGGGCGACCTGTTTGGCGATGGCAAGATGTTTCTGCCGCAGGTTGTAAAGAGCGCACGGGTAATGAAGAAGGCGGTGGGCTACCTGCAGCCGTACATCGAAGAGGCCAACGCCGCCGAAGACGCCCGCCGCGCAGCCGCCGGTGAAGATCCGCGCGAGGATACCGACAATGCCAAGGTGCTGCTTGCCACCGTGAAGGGCGACGTGCACGACATCGGCAAGAACATCGTAGGCGTGGTGCTGCAGTGCAACGGCTATGAGGTTGTAGACCTTGGCGTGATGGTGCCCGCGCAGAAAATTCTGGAGGAAGCGCGGAAGCACGATGTCGACATCATCGGCCTCTCGGGGCTCATCACGCCGTCGCTCGACGAGATGGTACACGTGGCGAAAGAGATGGAGCGTGAGGGCTTCGACATCCCGCTGCTCATTGGCGGGGCGACAACCTCCGAGATCCACACGGCCGTCAAGATTGCGCAGCACTACAGCGGCCCCGTCGTGCACGTGCTCGATGCGTCGCGAAGCGTGAACGTGGCCGGCAACCTCGTGGCCGAAAACCTGCGCGACACCTTCCTGCGTGAGGTCGATGAACGGTACGAAACGCTGCGCGAGCGGCACAACCGGGGCGGACGACGAAAGACGTTCCTGCCCATCGAGGAAGCGCGCGCCAACCGGTTCACATCCGACTGGAACGACGTGCCCATCACCACGCCCAACAAGCTGGGTACAACGGTTTTTCCGAAAGTGCCCATCGATACGCTGCGCGATTACATCGACTGGACGCCGTTCTTTATCGCGTGGGACCTCAGCGGGAAGTACCCACGCATCTTTGAGGACGAGGAGAAGGGGGCAGAGGCGCGCAAGCTCTACGAGGACGCGAATGCCATGCTGGACGACCTCGCCCGGCGGCGAGCGCTTACGTGCAACGGCATCATCGGCCTCTTCCCGGCGAATGCCGTGGGAGACGACATTGAAGTGTACACCGATGACACGCGCACGGACGTCGCAACCACGCTGCACACGCTCCGCCAACAGACCGAAAAAACGGGCGACCGCCCCAACCGCGCCCTGGCCGATTTCGTCGCGCCGAAAGCCTCCGGCGTGGCCGACTACATCGGGGCGTTCGCCGTCACCGGCGGCCTCGGGGCCGACGAGATTGTCGCCAAGCACAAGGCAGCCGGCGACGACTACAACGCCATCATGATGCAAGCCCTGTCCGACCGGCTAGCGGAGGCATTTGCCGAGTACCTGCACGAGCAAGTGCGCGTCGACTACTGGGGCTACGCGCCGGACGAGGACTTCGACAACGAGGCGCTCGTTCGTGAAAAGTACCGCGGCATCCGTCCGGCCCCCGGCTACCCGGCGTGCCCCGATCACACGGAAAAGCCGCTGCTGTGGGACCTCTTGGGCGTGGAGAAGCACACGGGCATCCGCCTCACCGAAAACCTGGCGATGCACCCGGGGGCGTCGGTCTGCGGGATCTACTTCGCGCACCCGGAGGCGAGCTATTACAACGCCGGCACCTTTCAGCGCGACCAGATCGAAGACTACGCCGAACGCAAAAACATGCCCGTCGCGGAGGTTGAGCGCTGGCTGGCCGACCGGCTGGCGTACGAGCCGAAGGAGCAACCGGAACCTGTAGTAGAGCGGGCCGCGTAG
- a CDS encoding GAF domain-containing protein codes for MATTAPDSVASYSDVRARIEALLDDSTDWIAAMATVACELHHAFDRFHWTGFYRNVGHERLLVGPYQGGHGCLEIPFDRGVCGAAARTRRTQLVPDVTAVPDHIACSSSTQSELVVPVLTPNDELLAVLDIDSDDLAAFDTDDQEALEDLCRMLGARFADTPQR; via the coding sequence ATGGCGACTACTGCCCCGGATTCTGTTGCATCCTACAGCGACGTGCGCGCTCGCATCGAGGCCCTTCTCGATGACTCCACCGACTGGATCGCCGCCATGGCTACGGTGGCGTGTGAGCTGCACCATGCCTTCGATCGCTTTCACTGGACGGGCTTCTATCGCAACGTGGGCCATGAACGGCTGCTCGTAGGCCCGTACCAGGGCGGCCACGGCTGCCTTGAGATCCCGTTCGACCGCGGGGTGTGCGGCGCGGCGGCTCGCACGCGGCGCACGCAACTTGTGCCCGATGTGACGGCCGTTCCGGACCACATCGCGTGCTCGTCGTCCACCCAGTCGGAACTGGTGGTGCCGGTGCTTACGCCAAACGACGAGTTGCTCGCGGTGCTCGACATCGACTCCGACGACCTCGCCGCGTTTGATACGGACGACCAAGAGGCGCTGGAAGACCTCTGCCGAATGCTGGGCGCCCGCTTTGCCGATACGCCGCAGCGTTAA
- a CDS encoding metallophosphoesterase family protein, translating into MPASPMTILHTADWHLGVKTYGRRDSATGLNTRLLDTRAALEATVQHAIDASVDCFVFAGDAYHTVDPTPTQQKILAECLQPLSAAAIPIVMVIGNHDHPVTFGRASSLDIFEHIEGRVHFYRTPTEAVQVIDTPGGPLQVIPLPWPVRSRILSREQYRAMSADDVRAFIEEQYVAYVQRRAADIQNEAEGVRADGSPVALSPTRPTILVGHVTVQGATMAGSERTSLIAQEPKFAVSQLAVPPIDYVALGHIHHAQNRNAHGTVPVVYSGSIERVTFKERDDPKGFYMVDLAPGRTPAATCTHVETPARPFVALRVDATDTPDPTDAIVRAIAARDIADAIVRVRYRVDESQLTAIDHQRLREALAPAHTIAAIERQVEATERKRRTHVKRDDDLASALRQYIQQHDELAPLADELVDAALDIQAEHEQAPERQSSTP; encoded by the coding sequence ATGCCTGCTTCTCCTATGACCATTCTCCACACGGCCGACTGGCATTTGGGCGTGAAGACGTACGGCCGCCGCGACAGCGCGACGGGCCTCAACACGCGCCTGCTGGACACGCGGGCCGCGCTGGAGGCCACCGTGCAACACGCCATCGACGCGTCGGTCGACTGCTTCGTGTTTGCGGGGGATGCCTACCACACCGTCGACCCCACGCCCACGCAGCAAAAGATTCTGGCGGAGTGCCTGCAACCGCTCTCGGCGGCCGCCATCCCGATTGTGATGGTCATTGGCAACCACGACCATCCCGTGACCTTCGGGCGCGCCTCGTCGCTCGACATCTTCGAGCACATCGAGGGCCGCGTGCACTTCTACCGCACGCCCACGGAGGCCGTGCAGGTCATCGATACGCCCGGCGGCCCGCTGCAGGTCATTCCGCTGCCGTGGCCGGTGCGCAGCCGCATCCTCTCGCGCGAGCAGTACCGCGCCATGAGCGCCGATGACGTGCGCGCCTTCATCGAGGAGCAGTACGTGGCGTACGTGCAGCGCCGCGCCGCCGACATCCAAAACGAGGCCGAGGGCGTGCGCGCCGATGGCTCGCCGGTCGCGCTCTCGCCCACCCGCCCCACGATTCTTGTGGGCCACGTGACGGTGCAGGGCGCCACGATGGCCGGCTCCGAGCGCACCAGCCTGATTGCGCAAGAACCCAAGTTTGCCGTCAGCCAGCTGGCGGTGCCGCCCATCGACTACGTGGCGCTTGGGCACATCCACCATGCCCAAAACCGGAATGCGCACGGCACCGTGCCGGTGGTGTATAGCGGAAGCATTGAACGGGTGACGTTTAAAGAGCGCGACGACCCGAAGGGCTTCTACATGGTTGACCTGGCCCCCGGCCGTACCCCTGCGGCGACGTGCACGCATGTCGAAACCCCGGCCCGGCCGTTTGTGGCCCTCAGGGTGGATGCCACCGATACGCCCGACCCGACCGATGCCATCGTGCGCGCCATCGCGGCCCGCGACATTGCCGACGCCATTGTGCGCGTTCGGTACCGCGTCGACGAATCGCAGCTTACCGCCATCGATCATCAGCGGCTCCGGGAGGCCCTTGCCCCGGCCCATACCATCGCGGCCATCGAGCGGCAGGTAGAGGCCACCGAGCGCAAACGCCGAACCCACGTGAAGCGCGACGACGACCTCGCATCGGCCCTGCGCCAGTACATCCAACAGCACGATGAGCTCGCGCCCCTCGCCGACGAGCTCGTCGATGCGGCCCTCGACATTCAGGCCGAACACGAGCAGGCCCCCGAGCGCCAATCATCGACGCCCTAA
- a CDS encoding efflux RND transporter permease subunit: MDRLFQSLRPLIRAVVRHAGWVVLAALLLTAASYQFGARHLRINTDLAELLPDSYPSVQALDTLRATVGGESDVAVGISSPSFQANKQFAEDLIPQALALKGPDGRPFLTRVEYTRNVDFLKDNALYFASYQELNETEQYLRDQIEQAKLEANPFYFSVEEDDASADSTGEALLQSYERLVGTRYPVSEDSTTMVLRLYPSGSQTNIGYIDRLYTALDSLIAQMEPSSYHPQMEVTTAGRMLRQMVEVRTIINDVTGTFGLGALAVLLFVVSYFLYKSYTARVGRTWTASVLLRELFRAPIMALVIAVPLLMSLLWAGGVAYALFETLNLMTSTLGLVLFGLGIDFGIHFYGRYTEERAEGAPVTDAAETTFVATGQAIVTGGLTTAAALFVLTFADFKGFSQFGAVASAGILFALVTMTLVMPALLALFERTGLLNLETEAVRAVHKNTTTRFPAARPVVVGSLLAVVAALVLLPRLGFQYDFGALEPTYTAYEKRSAPIDRAFKDDGKRNPAYIVADSAAAVPEIVEAVREKMRADTTSPTILSVESLQERFPISDAAQARKLARIDSIRALLNSKYLQGEEGEAIRKLRRAAQTQAPIALNQLPAFLRKQFTTKQGTVGTFVMIYPSVGLSDGRKSIAFAKDVGTITTDAGATYHAASTSIVAANMLMLLQDEAPWMVAAAFGLVALLMLLNFRSWKWAGLALVPLVIGLLWMTLAMEVFGLMLNFYNMIVLPAVLGIGNDAGVHLVHRYHEEGWGSIRAVIRSTGEHVTMSSLTTMMGFGGLILSFHPGLRSIGLLAVTGIGATLLAAVLFLPALLQWLEDRGASPHAPPTENASEAAARAA; this comes from the coding sequence ATGGATCGTCTCTTTCAGTCGCTTCGCCCGCTCATTCGCGCCGTCGTTCGCCATGCCGGATGGGTGGTGCTCGCCGCGCTTCTTCTCACGGCGGCCAGCTACCAGTTTGGCGCGCGCCACTTGCGCATCAACACCGACCTGGCCGAGCTGCTGCCCGATAGCTACCCGAGCGTGCAGGCGCTAGACACCCTGCGGGCCACAGTGGGCGGCGAGAGCGACGTCGCCGTGGGCATCAGTAGTCCGTCGTTTCAGGCAAACAAGCAGTTCGCCGAGGATCTCATTCCGCAGGCGCTCGCCCTGAAAGGCCCCGACGGGCGGCCGTTCTTGACGCGGGTGGAGTACACGCGCAACGTCGACTTTCTGAAAGACAATGCGCTGTACTTTGCGTCCTACCAGGAGCTGAACGAGACCGAGCAGTACCTGCGCGATCAGATCGAACAGGCGAAGCTTGAGGCCAACCCGTTCTATTTTTCGGTAGAAGAGGACGACGCCTCCGCCGATTCAACGGGCGAGGCCCTGCTGCAGTCGTACGAGCGCCTCGTGGGCACGCGCTACCCGGTGTCGGAGGATAGCACGACGATGGTGCTGCGCCTTTACCCGAGCGGCTCGCAAACCAACATCGGATACATCGACCGGCTGTACACCGCGCTCGACAGCCTCATCGCTCAGATGGAGCCGTCGTCGTATCATCCCCAAATGGAGGTGACCACCGCCGGGCGTATGCTGCGGCAGATGGTGGAGGTGCGCACCATCATCAACGACGTAACCGGTACGTTTGGGCTGGGTGCGCTGGCCGTGCTGCTGTTTGTCGTGTCGTACTTTCTGTACAAATCGTACACGGCGCGGGTGGGGCGTACCTGGACTGCCTCGGTGCTGCTGCGCGAGCTTTTTCGGGCGCCCATCATGGCGCTGGTTATCGCGGTGCCCCTGCTGATGAGCTTGCTGTGGGCGGGCGGCGTGGCGTACGCCTTGTTCGAGACGCTCAACCTCATGACGTCTACGCTTGGGCTGGTGTTGTTTGGACTGGGCATCGACTTCGGGATTCACTTCTACGGGCGCTACACCGAGGAGCGGGCCGAAGGGGCTCCGGTGACGGATGCCGCCGAGACGACCTTCGTGGCCACCGGACAGGCCATCGTCACGGGCGGGCTGACGACCGCGGCGGCGCTGTTCGTCCTCACGTTTGCCGACTTCAAAGGGTTTAGCCAGTTTGGGGCCGTCGCCAGTGCGGGCATTCTGTTCGCGCTGGTCACCATGACGCTCGTGATGCCGGCGCTCCTGGCGCTGTTTGAGCGCACCGGGTTGCTGAACCTGGAGACGGAGGCTGTGCGCGCCGTCCACAAGAACACCACCACACGATTTCCGGCCGCACGGCCCGTGGTGGTGGGCAGCCTGCTGGCCGTCGTTGCGGCGCTCGTGCTGCTGCCCCGGCTTGGCTTCCAGTACGACTTTGGGGCGCTGGAGCCGACGTACACGGCGTACGAGAAGCGATCGGCGCCTATCGATCGGGCGTTTAAGGACGACGGAAAGCGCAACCCGGCGTACATTGTGGCGGATAGCGCTGCGGCCGTCCCGGAGATTGTGGAGGCCGTGCGCGAGAAGATGCGCGCCGACACCACCTCGCCCACCATCCTGTCCGTCGAGAGCCTGCAAGAGCGCTTCCCGATCAGCGACGCGGCCCAGGCCCGCAAGCTGGCCCGCATCGACAGCATTCGCGCCCTGCTCAACAGCAAGTACCTGCAGGGCGAAGAGGGCGAGGCCATCCGTAAGTTGCGGCGCGCTGCGCAGACGCAAGCACCGATTGCGTTGAATCAGTTGCCCGCGTTTCTGCGCAAGCAGTTTACCACGAAGCAAGGCACGGTGGGCACGTTTGTGATGATCTACCCGTCGGTTGGCCTGTCCGACGGCCGAAAGTCTATTGCCTTTGCCAAGGACGTAGGCACCATCACAACCGACGCCGGCGCCACGTATCACGCAGCGTCCACCTCCATTGTGGCTGCGAACATGCTCATGCTGCTGCAAGACGAAGCGCCGTGGATGGTGGCCGCGGCCTTCGGGCTGGTAGCGCTCTTGATGCTGCTCAACTTCCGATCGTGGAAATGGGCGGGCCTGGCGCTCGTGCCGCTGGTGATTGGGCTCCTCTGGATGACGCTGGCGATGGAGGTGTTTGGCCTGATGCTGAATTTCTACAACATGATCGTGCTGCCGGCGGTGCTAGGAATTGGCAACGACGCGGGCGTGCACCTGGTGCACCGATACCATGAGGAGGGCTGGGGATCGATTCGTGCCGTGATTCGGTCGACCGGCGAGCACGTAACCATGAGCTCGCTGACAACCATGATGGGCTTTGGCGGGCTCATCCTCAGCTTCCACCCGGGGCTGCGCTCCATCGGGTTGCTGGCCGTTACCGGCATTGGAGCCACGCTGCTGGCTGCGGTTCTCTTTCTGCCGGCGCTCTTGCAATGGTTGGAAGACCGCGGGGCGAGTCCGCACGCGCCGCCCACAGAGAACGCGTCGGAGGCGGCGGCACGGGCGGCTTAG
- a CDS encoding DUF4783 domain-containing protein, with amino-acid sequence MFWLSATLPPGHAQSADAPPPSFVNTLTAALAQENMAAVLNRAADRVNVSVNGSHSVYSRQQATHVLQAFVDRHPAQQVVVQTVRWMDARGLLVARYERRRGPPLTFYLRFQKRDRTWRLDALHVVPPR; translated from the coding sequence ATGTTCTGGCTGAGCGCTACCCTGCCGCCCGGGCACGCGCAGTCTGCCGATGCCCCGCCGCCCTCCTTCGTGAACACCCTCACCGCGGCGCTCGCGCAAGAGAACATGGCGGCTGTGCTCAACCGGGCCGCCGATCGGGTAAACGTGAGCGTGAACGGATCGCACAGCGTCTACAGCCGGCAGCAAGCCACGCACGTCCTGCAGGCCTTTGTAGATCGTCACCCGGCGCAGCAGGTGGTCGTGCAAACGGTGCGCTGGATGGACGCCCGCGGCCTGCTCGTGGCCCGTTACGAGCGGCGGCGCGGCCCGCCGCTTACGTTCTACCTGCGCTTCCAGAAACGCGACCGCACCTGGCGCCTCGACGCGCTGCACGTCGTCCCGCCGCGCTGA